One genomic window of Legionella jordanis includes the following:
- the recG gene encoding ATP-dependent DNA helicase RecG, translated as MLQQTCEILPGVGPNMAAKLQKCGIKTVADLLFHLPYRYQDRTRITPIADLRPNDWSVIAGRVCKTEIKYGKRMMLFCWVEDQSGLLKLRFFHFNKQQVKALNESRLIRAFGEVRDFSNNLEMIHPEYQLLDTQEECIVEEHLTPIYPSTQGLSQSRLRQIIKTALSICHGQLLELEWMSADELAAQKFFPLPEALHFLHSPPPDASLIALEEGQHPALKRLAFDELLAQRLSMQFARQHRNGFIAPEINAARDLTDAFLKQLPFSLTSAQMRVIAEIQEDLVQTKPMLRLVQGDVGAGKTIVAAVAALQAIASGYQVALMAPTELLSEQHANTLSKWFSPLGLCCRRLSGKMKGKERKETLNRLENGDCQLLVGTHALFQEGVHFSKLGLVIIDEQHRFGVEQRLLLQQKGQNANSIPHQLLMTATPIPRTLAMTQFAHLDLSIIDELPPGRTPIVTAVVSQEKREPVIERLRSAIANGRQAYWVCTLIEESEKLQCMAAIATAQSLQEQLKTIRVGLIHGRMKSLEKEATMLAFKEGEIDLLVATTVIEVGVDVPNASLMIIENAERLGLSQLHQLRGRVGRGSQQSHCLLLYQSPLSQMSIERLQVMRATSDGFVIAEKDLELRGAGEVLGTKQTGYRQFKIANLQRDKDLLPKVAQLAKTLMVEQFALAHRISKRWLGEFEQFLQG; from the coding sequence GTGTTGCAACAAACTTGTGAAATTTTACCGGGCGTGGGTCCAAACATGGCAGCCAAACTGCAAAAATGCGGCATTAAAACCGTTGCAGACTTGCTGTTTCACCTACCCTATCGTTATCAGGATCGCACAAGGATAACTCCGATTGCTGATTTAAGACCCAATGATTGGTCCGTCATTGCCGGGCGGGTTTGTAAAACAGAAATCAAATACGGCAAGCGGATGATGCTTTTTTGCTGGGTGGAAGATCAAAGTGGTCTGCTTAAGCTTCGTTTTTTTCATTTCAACAAACAACAAGTGAAAGCCTTAAATGAGAGCCGCTTGATTCGAGCCTTTGGCGAGGTGCGTGATTTTTCAAATAATTTGGAAATGATTCACCCTGAATATCAACTTCTTGATACTCAGGAGGAATGCATCGTTGAAGAACATCTCACCCCCATTTATCCAAGTACTCAGGGGCTGAGTCAAAGTCGGTTGCGGCAAATCATAAAAACAGCTTTATCAATCTGCCATGGGCAACTGTTGGAACTGGAATGGATGAGCGCAGACGAGCTTGCAGCCCAGAAATTTTTCCCCTTGCCAGAGGCGCTGCATTTTTTGCACAGCCCACCGCCCGATGCTTCTTTAATCGCCCTTGAAGAGGGTCAGCATCCGGCCTTAAAACGGCTGGCATTTGATGAATTATTGGCGCAACGCCTAAGCATGCAATTTGCCAGGCAACATCGCAATGGCTTCATAGCACCGGAAATTAATGCAGCACGAGATTTAACCGATGCCTTTTTAAAACAATTGCCTTTTTCCCTGACGTCAGCACAAATGCGGGTTATTGCGGAAATTCAGGAAGATTTAGTACAAACCAAACCTATGCTTCGTCTGGTTCAAGGGGATGTAGGCGCTGGCAAAACCATAGTTGCCGCCGTCGCCGCACTCCAAGCCATCGCGAGTGGTTATCAGGTCGCCTTAATGGCTCCTACTGAATTACTGAGTGAGCAACATGCAAATACCCTTTCAAAATGGTTCTCACCATTGGGTTTATGTTGTCGCCGATTGAGTGGCAAAATGAAGGGCAAGGAGCGTAAAGAAACCCTTAACAGGCTGGAAAATGGAGATTGTCAGCTACTCGTTGGTACGCATGCACTCTTTCAGGAAGGGGTACATTTTAGTAAGTTGGGTTTAGTGATTATTGATGAACAACATCGATTTGGCGTTGAGCAACGCTTGCTTCTTCAGCAAAAGGGGCAAAATGCCAATTCAATTCCCCATCAACTGCTAATGACTGCCACGCCCATTCCAAGGACCCTGGCCATGACGCAGTTTGCCCACCTTGATTTATCCATTATTGATGAATTACCCCCAGGACGCACCCCGATTGTCACTGCAGTGGTTAGTCAAGAAAAAAGGGAGCCGGTCATTGAGCGATTAAGATCAGCCATTGCCAATGGCCGACAAGCGTATTGGGTTTGCACCTTGATAGAAGAATCGGAAAAATTACAATGCATGGCAGCCATCGCCACTGCTCAAAGTCTTCAAGAGCAATTGAAGACTATTCGTGTGGGCCTTATTCATGGCCGGATGAAGTCGCTTGAAAAAGAAGCCACTATGCTGGCTTTTAAAGAGGGCGAAATCGACCTCTTAGTCGCAACGACAGTTATTGAAGTCGGTGTAGACGTTCCCAATGCCAGTCTCATGATCATTGAAAATGCTGAGCGGCTCGGATTATCACAGCTGCACCAACTTAGAGGCCGGGTTGGGCGGGGAAGTCAGCAATCGCACTGTTTATTACTGTATCAATCTCCTTTATCGCAAATGTCCATTGAGCGACTGCAAGTCATGCGTGCAACTTCGGATGGCTTTGTTATTGCTGAAAAAGATCTCGAACTTCGCGGTGCTGGCGAAGTCTTGGGCACAAAACAGACCGGTTATCGTCAATTCAAAATAGCCAATCTTCAGCGAGATAAAGATTTGTTGCCCAAAGTAGCGCAGCTGGCGAAAACATTA
- a CDS encoding AI-2E family transporter has product MSKNLEKGKNPILSFTAALILVSLIGFLLIAGRSLLIPLVIAVFIWHLLNTLNNGMQRIPLIGHRLPNWFSMILSLCVAAILVKILIDIITNNVNEVINASPRYQENLTNIFNAMDQRYHIKALANLDSFLQDLSVQRILVNIYGVFTTITSSAVLILLYVVFLFVEQHFFKQKLQALFPHIEHRELVQNISNHIVRDTQTYLGLKTLLSLITAIASWVIMKSVGLDFAEFWALLIFFLNFIPNIGAIIATAFPMLLALIQFQSWVPFFIITSGIVTVEFVIGNMVEPRFLGKSLNLSPLVILIALALWGAIWGILGMFLSVPITVMMMIIFAHFDATRPIAILLSQDGYIHKAYERL; this is encoded by the coding sequence ATGAGTAAAAACTTAGAGAAAGGTAAAAATCCAATTCTTAGCTTCACTGCGGCTTTAATTCTTGTTTCACTCATTGGTTTTTTACTGATTGCCGGTAGAAGCTTGCTCATTCCATTGGTCATTGCGGTGTTTATTTGGCATTTGTTAAACACCCTCAACAATGGCATGCAAAGAATCCCTCTAATAGGACATCGCTTACCCAATTGGTTTAGCATGATATTGTCTTTGTGTGTGGCCGCCATATTGGTAAAAATTTTAATTGATATCATCACCAATAACGTCAATGAAGTGATAAATGCCTCTCCACGGTATCAGGAAAATTTGACTAACATATTCAATGCCATGGATCAACGGTATCATATTAAGGCCTTGGCCAACTTGGACAGCTTCCTGCAGGATTTGAGTGTCCAGCGAATTTTAGTAAATATTTATGGCGTATTTACTACCATAACCAGTTCTGCCGTTTTGATTTTGTTGTATGTTGTTTTTCTGTTCGTGGAGCAACACTTCTTTAAACAGAAACTCCAAGCCTTATTTCCCCATATAGAACATCGGGAATTGGTGCAAAACATTAGCAATCATATTGTTAGAGACACACAAACTTATTTGGGATTAAAAACTTTACTCAGCTTGATTACGGCGATTGCCAGTTGGGTTATCATGAAATCCGTAGGTTTGGATTTTGCTGAGTTTTGGGCTTTATTAATTTTTTTCTTAAATTTCATTCCTAACATTGGGGCCATCATTGCCACTGCATTTCCAATGTTATTGGCTCTAATCCAGTTTCAGAGTTGGGTGCCATTTTTTATCATCACCTCAGGCATTGTTACGGTAGAGTTTGTCATTGGTAATATGGTTGAACCAAGGTTTCTCGGGAAATCCCTAAATCTAAGTCCTTTAGTCATTCTGATTGCCTTGGCGCTCTGGGGAGCCATTTGGGGAATATTAGGAATGTTTTTGTCCGTTCCCATTACGGTGATGATGATGATTATTTTTGCTCATTTCGATGCCACCCGTCCCATCGCCATTTTGTTGTCCCAAGATGGTTATATTCATAAGGCTTATGAAAGGCTCTGA
- a CDS encoding DSD1 family PLP-dependent enzyme, with product MTQSFIGVHKLELDTPCLVIDKDKLEYNLNRMRQHSLKHGINVRPHCKTHKSSKLAQLQLKYGAIGICAAKVSEAEVLIRNGVKGVLITSPVVTPYKIERLLHCIQQAPDSMVVVDSPQNVQDMEKAASAFKQIVPVLIDVDPGLGRTGVKAESALELGRRVQSSPWLKLIGIQCYAGNLQHIHDYEERKAKSSEAMLMASKLLRDFKKHNLTCHILTGTGTGTYDIDVEGTAVTEIQPGSYVVMDVEYAAIGSKENNQQFTTFKPALTLLTTVISSNRCEHVTVDAGTKAIYVDNKHRPKIISHQNLTYEWAFGDEHGKITSTGQLPHCGEILELILPHCDPSINLHDKFFITSKDRVVDVWEIDMRGASQ from the coding sequence ATGACTCAATCTTTCATTGGCGTTCATAAATTGGAACTGGATACCCCTTGTCTGGTTATTGATAAGGATAAACTGGAGTACAATTTAAATCGCATGCGCCAGCATAGCCTGAAACATGGCATAAATGTCCGCCCCCACTGCAAAACACATAAAAGCAGTAAACTCGCGCAGCTCCAACTGAAATACGGCGCCATTGGTATATGTGCTGCTAAAGTATCGGAAGCTGAAGTACTTATTCGTAATGGAGTCAAAGGGGTATTAATCACTTCTCCTGTCGTAACTCCCTACAAGATTGAACGTTTACTCCATTGTATCCAGCAAGCCCCAGATTCCATGGTGGTGGTTGATAGTCCGCAAAATGTCCAGGATATGGAAAAAGCCGCTTCTGCTTTTAAGCAAATCGTTCCAGTATTAATTGATGTTGATCCTGGGCTCGGCCGAACAGGGGTGAAAGCTGAGTCAGCACTTGAGCTTGGCCGACGCGTCCAATCTTCTCCCTGGTTAAAGCTTATCGGCATTCAATGTTATGCAGGGAACTTACAACATATTCATGATTATGAAGAGCGTAAAGCCAAATCATCAGAAGCCATGCTCATGGCCTCCAAACTCCTACGTGATTTTAAAAAGCATAATCTGACTTGCCATATACTTACCGGTACAGGCACAGGAACTTATGACATTGATGTTGAAGGAACTGCCGTCACTGAAATACAACCCGGTTCTTACGTAGTCATGGATGTGGAGTATGCAGCCATTGGCTCTAAAGAGAATAATCAGCAATTTACCACTTTCAAACCAGCCTTAACGCTGTTGACGACCGTCATCAGCAGCAATCGTTGCGAACATGTCACAGTCGATGCTGGTACAAAAGCCATTTATGTGGACAATAAACACAGGCCCAAGATTATCAGTCATCAAAATCTTACCTACGAATGGGCATTCGGGGATGAACATGGCAAAATCACTTCTACCGGGCAATTGCCACACTGTGGAGAAATCCTCGAACTAATTCTTCCTCATTGTGATCCCAGCATTAACCTGCATGATAAATTTTTTATAACCAGCAAGGACAGAGTGGTTGATGTGTGGGAGATTGACATGCGTGGGGCTTCACAATAG
- the thpR gene encoding RNA 2',3'-cyclic phosphodiesterase, translating to MGVRVFFAVKLVEPIYSIIETVLLNLQQKLSIPIRWSAAENLHVTLAFLGQIEAEDIERLIQYASLELENQRAFYLKFQRLKLFPNKRHPRIISLGVASNPNLNAMAAGLKQAILNLNYSIETRPFRAHLTLGRIKNVHPTDDLLEPIALPFIPPMPVKEIHLLKSRPSQTCSDYTSLAQFALN from the coding sequence ATGGGAGTTCGGGTGTTTTTTGCCGTAAAATTGGTTGAACCAATCTACAGCATAATAGAAACTGTACTACTCAACTTACAACAAAAACTCTCAATTCCCATTCGCTGGAGTGCGGCGGAAAACCTCCATGTTACCTTGGCTTTTCTTGGCCAAATTGAAGCGGAGGATATTGAGCGTCTCATTCAGTATGCTTCTTTAGAATTGGAAAACCAAAGGGCCTTTTATCTAAAATTCCAACGGCTAAAGCTTTTTCCAAACAAAAGGCATCCGCGCATTATTTCACTGGGTGTGGCGTCAAATCCGAATTTAAATGCCATGGCTGCCGGTCTCAAACAAGCTATCCTGAATTTAAATTACAGCATTGAAACGCGTCCTTTCCGTGCCCATCTGACACTGGGACGAATTAAAAACGTGCATCCAACAGACGATCTTCTGGAGCCGATTGCCTTGCCTTTTATTCCTCCGATGCCGGTAAAAGAAATCCATTTACTAAAGAGCCGGCCAAGCCAAACCTGCTCAGACTATACAAGCTTGGCGCAGTTTGCTTTAAACTAG
- a CDS encoding DUF2267 domain-containing protein — translation MHEFKDFGEFRNESQCYAVLRAILHALRDKLPPELSVSLASQLPLILKGVYYDGWNPTRPQNTTRGFDEFIQPLAEELAAVDVDDAQDAIRAAIQL, via the coding sequence TTGCATGAATTTAAAGATTTTGGCGAATTTCGCAATGAATCTCAATGTTATGCCGTTTTAAGAGCGATATTGCATGCCTTGCGGGATAAATTACCTCCCGAATTGTCTGTGAGTTTGGCGTCGCAATTGCCCTTAATCCTGAAAGGCGTTTACTATGATGGTTGGAATCCTACTCGTCCACAAAATACAACCAGAGGATTTGATGAGTTTATTCAACCCCTCGCCGAAGAACTTGCGGCGGTAGATGTTGATGATGCCCAGGACGCGATTCGAGCAGCCATACAATTATAA
- the argS gene encoding arginine--tRNA ligase, giving the protein MKSTVEQLLAKAIQALKEADVIPQDLNVEIKIERSKDSDHGDFASNLALLLAKPCRQAPRQIAELILKHLPEHSEVEKIEIAGPGFINFFMHHDARSQVLTEVFKQGEQYGHCNLGQGKKVIVEYVSANPTGPLHVGHGRGAAFGATLANLLKTAGFDVSREYYVNDAGRQMNILAVSVWLRYLALVGEEILFPANGYRGDYVMAIAQELVEQYGKDFQRSWSMVRQDLPADEPDGGDKEVYIDAMIARARTLLGESGFKLFHQHALNSVLADIREDLAEFGVEFDCWFSEQSLLDSGAIAKGIQALKDGGHIFEKEGALWFRATDFGDEKDRVLVRANGHTTYFASDVAYHWNKYDRGFDRVIDIFGADHHGYVTRVKAAVKALGHDESAVDVLLVQFAILYRGGERVQMSTRSGSFVTLRELREEVGNDAARFFYVLRKPEQHMDFDLDLAKSQSSDNPVYYVQYAHARISSVLRQLKERGLSWDEKLGLDSIELLKEPQESHLLTLISRYPEVIEASAKACEPHQVAYYLRELANGLHSYYNAVPLLCEQEALRSARLCLLVAVRQVLRNGLRLLGVSTPESM; this is encoded by the coding sequence ATGAAATCCACTGTTGAACAATTACTCGCTAAGGCTATTCAGGCTTTGAAAGAAGCTGATGTCATTCCTCAAGATCTCAATGTTGAGATTAAAATTGAGCGAAGCAAAGACAGTGATCATGGAGATTTTGCCAGTAATTTGGCGCTGTTGCTTGCAAAACCCTGCCGACAAGCTCCTCGCCAAATTGCTGAATTGATCCTTAAGCATTTGCCAGAACATTCCGAAGTCGAAAAGATTGAAATTGCAGGCCCTGGATTCATTAACTTTTTCATGCATCATGATGCCCGCTCACAAGTGCTTACAGAAGTATTTAAGCAAGGGGAGCAATATGGTCACTGTAATTTAGGTCAAGGCAAAAAAGTAATCGTTGAGTATGTATCTGCAAACCCAACGGGTCCTCTTCATGTAGGCCACGGCAGAGGCGCCGCATTCGGCGCAACTTTAGCCAATCTCTTAAAAACCGCCGGATTTGATGTCAGTCGTGAATACTATGTAAACGATGCCGGACGACAAATGAATATTCTTGCCGTAAGCGTGTGGCTTCGTTATTTGGCACTAGTAGGGGAAGAGATTCTGTTCCCGGCAAATGGTTATCGCGGCGATTACGTAATGGCTATCGCTCAAGAATTGGTTGAGCAGTATGGCAAAGACTTTCAACGATCATGGTCTATGGTTAGGCAGGATTTGCCTGCGGATGAACCAGATGGGGGCGATAAGGAAGTCTACATCGATGCAATGATTGCACGTGCGAGAACATTATTGGGTGAGAGTGGTTTTAAACTATTCCATCAGCACGCGCTGAATTCGGTTTTGGCTGACATTCGTGAAGACCTGGCTGAATTTGGAGTTGAATTTGATTGTTGGTTCTCCGAGCAATCACTTCTGGATAGTGGTGCTATTGCCAAAGGAATTCAAGCTTTAAAGGATGGCGGTCACATCTTTGAAAAAGAAGGTGCGTTGTGGTTTCGAGCCACTGATTTTGGTGATGAAAAAGACAGGGTTTTGGTGCGGGCAAATGGCCATACCACCTATTTTGCTTCCGACGTAGCCTATCACTGGAATAAGTACGATAGGGGTTTTGACCGGGTAATCGATATTTTTGGTGCTGACCATCATGGTTATGTCACTCGAGTTAAGGCCGCCGTCAAAGCGCTTGGACATGACGAAAGCGCGGTGGATGTTTTGCTGGTGCAATTTGCGATTCTCTATCGAGGTGGTGAACGTGTGCAAATGTCCACAAGAAGTGGTTCCTTTGTCACTTTACGGGAATTACGTGAAGAAGTGGGCAACGATGCCGCTCGTTTCTTTTATGTCTTGCGTAAGCCAGAACAGCATATGGATTTTGATTTGGATCTGGCCAAATCGCAATCCAGTGACAATCCCGTCTATTACGTGCAATATGCCCATGCACGCATCAGTTCAGTCCTCCGACAATTAAAGGAACGAGGGCTGAGCTGGGATGAAAAACTGGGACTGGACAGTATAGAGTTATTAAAAGAACCTCAAGAGAGCCATTTGCTGACCCTAATCAGCCGTTATCCAGAGGTTATTGAAGCATCTGCTAAGGCTTGTGAACCGCATCAAGTGGCTTATTACCTAAGAGAATTGGCGAATGGTTTGCACAGCTATTATAATGCGGTGCCGCTGTTGTGCGAACAAGAGGCATTAAGAAGTGCGAGACTTTGTTTACTGGTGGCTGTAAGACAGGTTTTGAGAAATGGATTACGGCTTCTCGGTGTATCAACTCCTGAGAGTATGTAA
- a CDS encoding SPOR domain-containing protein — MARDYGRRRPSRQKSNTPKQFAWSLAAFLCGYITANVFDYTSLNNWLHKNVLAQEEAVSEAKVNARKDEIPKPKFEFYTLLSKDSVPTASNTLPRASIATPAKPAQPPANTAANQAVVAASVSATAHVPAQSTANDVKNLRSNTSVPVAEARPVAQLATQKQESYLLQMASFKSRQEAERLKAVLTLRGFDVSIVAAPPQQGGWFRVILGPFSSKVEAERVQMAVARTERIRGMLRKLNA; from the coding sequence ATGGCAAGGGATTACGGACGAAGAAGGCCAAGCAGGCAAAAAAGCAATACTCCAAAGCAATTTGCATGGAGTTTAGCTGCATTTTTATGCGGCTATATCACTGCCAATGTGTTTGACTATACGAGTTTGAACAATTGGTTGCATAAAAATGTTCTGGCTCAAGAAGAAGCTGTCTCTGAGGCAAAAGTAAATGCCAGAAAAGATGAAATTCCAAAGCCGAAGTTTGAATTTTATACCTTGTTGTCTAAAGATAGCGTGCCTACTGCTTCCAATACTCTACCCAGGGCGTCAATTGCAACACCCGCAAAACCTGCGCAGCCACCGGCGAATACAGCAGCCAACCAAGCGGTAGTTGCGGCTAGTGTTTCAGCAACTGCCCATGTTCCTGCTCAATCCACAGCTAATGATGTAAAAAATTTGCGCTCAAATACTTCCGTACCGGTTGCCGAAGCCAGACCTGTAGCACAGCTTGCCACTCAAAAACAGGAATCTTATCTGCTGCAGATGGCATCTTTTAAAAGCCGTCAGGAAGCCGAGCGTTTAAAAGCAGTTCTGACCTTACGAGGCTTTGATGTAAGCATAGTTGCGGCTCCTCCGCAGCAAGGAGGATGGTTTCGGGTGATTCTCGGTCCTTTCTCCTCCAAAGTGGAAGCCGAAAGGGTGCAGATGGCAGTGGCACGTACGGAGCGAATTCGAGGAATGTTGCGTAAACTAAATGCCTGA
- a CDS encoding heavy metal translocating P-type ATPase, whose product MSLIYQFYIPDITCNSCVQSILKALLAEDFQNETNLIIESHHLDHQEKILKIQVKAQDKTARIKKLLMQKIEDTGFSCREVVEDSLVEKEELMQDHSLETRKVTQVSLFEKIYSHHWLLGGIGIGTGIALMIVSMLASGGLSLAVMIAISATSSLLTLALGAPFYYQAIKKLFYNGSMSMDTLFSISTLTVIAVSLASFAFPWLPMMLEAGLLIFGFRHLGLAIEHKLTKSWLSEKKFTDRLPMEVDVLEENSSIKQKLRSIKAGEIIILKPGDVVPIDGEPLNDVLLYDSIITGSFLPSLYKPGRKLYAGMQLTEDSPVAHIKASDAFLSLEAGNVVPVDAVAEEECLIFNEDLNQNITVPKGTTVVANSRMATKAKLKVISVGSYSHLHRLDRNNELAQFEKAPIEEVTTKTLQYFIPAVLLIALFSALIISMFFPLAIAINCAISVLVAACPCTLGLITPLSVKIGIKKAAEQGAQFSSARMLQAANAVNAIVFDLNGTLTTGIPIVKDYAFHPQLTTEEELFSYLAAVEENAPHPVAKAIWEFAVKKNRKPMFIKQSDNSDHSGIRATIRKLDSEQEEEIIIGDQSIMEKYGIDLSLVHEKYKVKAGESLSYIARDGKLLGYTIITDPFRPGALETIELLRKKGIKIFLCTGAHKTTAEAYAAEAKIPLSNVAYGCMGFSENSEDHSKIRFIKQLKDMGYQLAMVGDAANDANAMAATFGIAIRSKSGDEVTQQQASVVIHGDSLLPVVNVFNVAEQTVRNIKQNLGFSLFYNLASVFLASGLLLAFGFTLNPAVGVALMILQTTLILANAYRFKTQPLPLPSLDSSSAVTQESYCCFNRHLNQNSHLNVHVIEKQEENSIRPEFESPTLNYEETETYMPSV is encoded by the coding sequence ATGTCCCTAATTTATCAATTTTACATTCCAGATATTACTTGTAACAGCTGCGTGCAAAGCATTTTAAAGGCACTTTTGGCTGAAGATTTTCAAAATGAGACCAACTTAATCATTGAATCCCACCATTTGGATCATCAAGAAAAAATTTTAAAAATCCAGGTTAAAGCCCAGGATAAGACTGCCAGAATAAAAAAGCTGCTGATGCAAAAAATCGAAGACACCGGGTTTTCATGCAGAGAGGTTGTGGAAGACAGTCTTGTTGAAAAAGAAGAGCTCATGCAAGATCATTCTCTTGAAACAAGAAAGGTCACGCAAGTCAGCCTATTTGAAAAAATCTACAGTCATCATTGGTTGCTTGGCGGAATCGGTATTGGCACTGGCATTGCCTTAATGATTGTATCAATGCTTGCCAGCGGTGGTTTATCTCTTGCAGTGATGATTGCAATCAGCGCAACTAGCAGTTTGCTTACTTTGGCTTTAGGAGCGCCTTTTTATTATCAAGCGATTAAAAAATTATTTTATAACGGTTCAATGTCGATGGATACTCTGTTTTCCATCAGTACGCTTACGGTGATTGCTGTTTCTCTCGCCTCATTTGCATTTCCCTGGCTACCAATGATGCTCGAAGCAGGTTTATTAATTTTTGGATTTCGCCATCTTGGCTTGGCGATTGAACATAAGCTGACAAAGAGTTGGTTATCTGAGAAAAAATTTACAGACCGGCTTCCTATGGAGGTCGATGTCCTGGAAGAAAATAGTTCTATTAAACAAAAGCTACGCTCCATCAAAGCGGGGGAGATCATCATTTTAAAACCGGGTGATGTTGTACCAATTGATGGTGAGCCATTGAACGATGTATTGCTGTATGACAGCATTATTACTGGTTCGTTTTTGCCAAGCCTGTATAAACCGGGAAGAAAATTATATGCGGGGATGCAACTGACGGAGGACTCTCCTGTTGCACACATCAAAGCGAGTGACGCCTTTTTGTCTTTAGAAGCGGGGAATGTGGTCCCTGTTGATGCTGTTGCTGAAGAAGAATGCCTAATCTTTAATGAAGACTTGAATCAAAATATTACTGTGCCTAAAGGCACCACTGTAGTTGCAAACAGCCGTATGGCAACTAAAGCCAAACTAAAAGTAATATCAGTGGGCTCTTATTCGCATCTGCATCGATTGGATCGCAATAATGAATTGGCCCAATTTGAAAAGGCTCCAATCGAGGAAGTCACCACCAAAACATTGCAGTACTTCATCCCTGCGGTTCTGCTTATTGCTCTGTTCTCCGCCCTAATAATTAGTATGTTCTTTCCCCTGGCGATTGCTATCAATTGCGCCATTTCTGTTTTAGTTGCTGCATGCCCATGTACTTTGGGGTTGATTACGCCTTTATCGGTGAAAATCGGCATCAAAAAGGCCGCAGAACAAGGGGCGCAGTTTAGTAGTGCTCGCATGTTGCAGGCTGCAAATGCAGTTAATGCCATTGTATTTGATTTGAATGGAACATTAACCACAGGTATTCCAATAGTAAAGGATTATGCGTTCCATCCTCAATTGACTACTGAAGAGGAGCTATTCAGTTATTTGGCTGCTGTTGAAGAAAATGCTCCACACCCAGTAGCCAAAGCCATATGGGAGTTTGCGGTTAAAAAGAATAGAAAACCAATGTTCATTAAACAGAGCGATAACTCAGACCACTCTGGAATCAGGGCGACCATTCGCAAATTGGACTCCGAGCAAGAAGAGGAGATCATTATTGGCGATCAAAGCATTATGGAGAAATATGGAATTGATCTCAGCCTGGTTCATGAAAAATACAAGGTTAAGGCCGGAGAGTCACTAAGCTATATTGCTAGAGATGGCAAACTATTGGGTTACACCATTATTACTGATCCTTTTCGCCCCGGAGCTCTTGAAACAATAGAACTGTTGAGGAAGAAAGGCATCAAGATTTTTCTTTGCACCGGTGCTCACAAAACCACCGCTGAAGCCTATGCGGCTGAAGCCAAGATTCCATTGTCGAATGTGGCCTATGGCTGTATGGGTTTTTCTGAGAACAGTGAAGACCATTCCAAGATAAGGTTTATTAAACAATTGAAAGATATGGGATACCAATTGGCTATGGTTGGTGATGCGGCCAATGATGCCAATGCCATGGCTGCTACCTTTGGAATTGCAATCCGATCCAAATCAGGGGATGAGGTGACGCAGCAGCAAGCCAGTGTCGTTATCCACGGTGACTCACTTTTACCTGTGGTGAATGTGTTTAACGTGGCAGAACAAACGGTTCGTAATATTAAACAAAATTTGGGTTTTAGCTTGTTTTATAATCTGGCTTCTGTTTTTTTGGCCAGTGGGTTGTTATTGGCTTTTGGTTTTACTCTTAACCCTGCTGTCGGCGTAGCCCTGATGATTCTACAAACCACATTAATTTTGGCTAATGCCTATCGCTTTAAAACACAGCCTCTACCTTTGCCTTCATTGGATTCCTCCTCTGCCGTTACCCAGGAATCCTATTGCTGTTTTAACAGGCATCTTAATCAAAATAGCCATTTGAATGTCCATGTTATAGAAAAACAAGAAGAAAATTCAATTAGGCCAGAATTTGAAAGTCCAACATTGAATTATGAGGAAACTGAAACTTATATGCCTAGCGTGTGA
- the folB gene encoding dihydroneopterin aldolase: protein MDLLQIKNLQVNTRIGVHDWEQQILQRLSIDVSIPIDCSTCNDDLGGTIDYAQLCTEITAYVESSSFHLIETAANCIAERIKANFNISQLTVSVSKPHAIKNAGDVRVTITR from the coding sequence ATGGATCTCTTACAAATCAAAAATCTTCAGGTTAATACTCGGATTGGCGTTCATGATTGGGAACAGCAGATATTGCAGCGACTATCCATTGATGTTTCTATTCCTATAGATTGCAGCACTTGCAACGATGATCTAGGCGGTACCATTGACTATGCCCAATTATGCACTGAAATCACCGCTTACGTTGAATCTTCATCCTTCCATCTGATTGAAACTGCGGCCAATTGCATTGCCGAACGAATAAAGGCAAATTTTAACATTTCGCAATTGACCGTTAGTGTCAGTAAGCCCCACGCCATTAAAAATGCCGGAGATGTGCGAGTTACCATCACACGCTAG